From a region of the Salarias fasciatus chromosome 6, fSalaFa1.1, whole genome shotgun sequence genome:
- the pus10 gene encoding tRNA pseudouridine synthase Pus10: protein MLPLKEKDKPIVQKLLSAGCCARCVLRFCCVSVHAPYRQPQEEILKQLRAFISDTSSGQDSSESNRAETEAPTAAGSETCDDPPCKRAKLEPGVDPGQPEVQAAATRQEDGDSHVCVVCLGVLQELCGTVQASKIAEAVKSENYEFDAMVLSVSLPAQLCVREHSCWLHVKKEVREKAMVLSKDDVVQVKEAFKWIMQGLVAKELGGVAVVTKSPFEVGVEFTHPDTDSDCHFLASTCPDCFKPTKNKESVFTRMAVVKALEKIPDARFLRHYPSPPARPGASCSPQDVQCLHLSVFVAGRYNKFCRSLPQTPWLIDGERRMESSVEELIAAPILSGFRADGFNFSSSGREDVDVRTLGNGRPFAMELLNPHRSSFSRVQMKQLQEAINASSDKIRVRDLQVVSREAMSRMKEGEEEKTKSYTALVWTQKTIRREDIRFIDDIKDLTLDQKTPLRVLHRRALAVRQRVIHSMSTRFLDPHHFYLGLKTQAGTYIKEFVHGDFGRTTPNLCQLLSSDTDILELDVESVDVDWPPAIPE, encoded by the exons ATGCTGCCTCTCAAAGAGAAGGACAAGCCCATCGTCCAGAAGCTGCTGTCGGCTGGCTGCTGTGCTCGCTGCGTCCTCAGGTTCTGCTGCGTGAGCGTCCACGCGCCCTACCGCCAACCGCAGGAG GAAATACTGAAGCAACTGCGAGCTTTTATCTCCGACACAAGTAGCGGCCAAGACTCCTCGGAATCCAACCGCGCAGAGACGGAGGCGCCGACTGCAGCCGGATCGGAGACATGTGATGATCCGCCCTGTAAAAGAGCCAAACTGGAGCCCGGCGTGGACCCAGGTCAGCCTGAGGTCCAGGCCGCCGCCACCAGGCAGGAGGACGGGGACTCGCACGTCTGCGTGGTGTGTCTGGGAGTCCTGCAGGAGCTCTGTGGAACCGTCCAGGCCTCCaag ATCGCCGAAGCAGTGAAGTCTGAGAACTACGAGTTCGACGCGATGGTGCTGTCCGTCTCCCTGCCTGCTCAGCTGTGCGTCCGCGAG CACTCCTGTTGGCTCCACGTGAAGAAAGAAGTGAG GGAGAAGGCCATGGTGCTCAGTAAGGACGACGTGGTCCAGGTGAAGGAGGCCTTCAAGTGGATCATGCAGGGCCTGGTGGCCAAGGAGCTGGGGGGCGTCGCCGTGGTGACCAAG AGTCCGTTTGAAGTGGGCGTGGAGTTCACGCACCCGGACACCGACTCCGACTGCCACTTCCT AGCGTCCACGTGTCCCGACTGCTTCAAACCCACCAAGAACAAAGAG TCGGTGTTCACCCGGATGGCCGTGGTCAAAGCCCTGGAAAAGATTCCCGACGCCCGCTTCCTGCG GCACTACCCCAGTCCCCCGGCGCGGCCCGGCGCCAGCTGCAGCCCCCAGGACGTCCAGTGCCTCCACCTGTCGGTGTTCGTAGCAG gcagGTACAACAAGTTCTGCCGCAGCCTGCCGCAGACGCCCTGGCTGATCGACGgcgagaggaggatggagtcgtcggtggaggagctgatcgCCGCCCCCATCCTGTCGGGCTTCAGAGCCGACG GTTTCAACTTCTCCTCGTCCGGCCGGGAGGACGTCGACGTCCGCACTCTGGGAAACG gacgCCCGTTCGCCATGGAGCTGCTCAATCCTCACAGATCCTcgttcagcagagtccagatgaagcagctgcaggag GCCATAAATGCATCATCTGATAAGATCAGAGTGCGCGACCTGCAGGTGGTCAGCAG GGAGGCCATGAGCCGCATgaaggagggcgaggaggagaagACCAAGTCCTACACGGCCCTGGTCTGGACCCAGAAGACCATCAGGAGGGAGGACATCCGCTTCATCGACGACATCAAG GACCTGACTCTGGACCAGAAGACCCCCCTGAGGGTGCTGCACCGCCGGGCGCTGGCCGTCCGCCAGCGGGTCATCCACAGCATGAGCACTCGCTTCCTGGACCCGCACCACTTCTACCTGGGCCTGAAGACCCAGGCCGGCAC CTACATCAAGGAGTTCGTGCACGGAGACTTCGGCCGCACCACGCCCAACCTGTGCCAGCTGCTGAGCAGCGACACCGACATCCTGGAGCTGGACGTGGAG tcgGTGGACGTGGACTGGCCTCCTGCGATCCCGGAGTGA
- the cct4 gene encoding T-complex protein 1 subunit delta, giving the protein MPEAMAAPKMSSGGKNKGGAYVDRDKPAQIRFSNISAAKAVADAIRTSLGPKGMDKMIQDEKGDVTITNDGATILKQMQVLHPAAKMLVELSKAQDIEAGDGTTSVVVIAGALLDACSKLLQKGIHPTIISESFQKAVDKGVEVLTSMSRPVQLSDRDTLLNSATTSLCSKVVSQYSSLLAPMSVDAVMRVIDPATATGVDLQDIKIIKKLGGTIDDCELVDGLVLTQRVANTGTTRVEKAKIGLIQFCLSPPKTDMDNQIVISDYAQMDRVLREERAYILNLVKQIKKAGCNVLLIQKSILRDALSDLALHFLNKMKIMVVKDIEREDIEFICKTIGTKPIAHIDHFTPEMLGTAELAEEVNLDGSGKLIKITGCSSPGKTVSIVVRGSNKLVIEEAERSIHDALCVIRCLVKKRALIAGGGAPEIELAVRLAEYSRTLGGMEAYCVRAYGDALEVIPSTLAENAGLNPISTVTELRNRHAQGDKVAGINVRKGGISNILEELVVQPLLVSISALTLATETVRSILKIDDVVNVR; this is encoded by the exons ATGCCCGAAGCGATGGCGGCACCGAAAATGTCTAGCGGAGGCAAAAACAAAGGAGGGGCGTATGTGGACCGCGACAAGCCGGCCCAGATCAGGTTCAGTAACATCTCCGCTGCCAAAG CCGTTGCAGATGCCATCAGAACGAGTCTGGGACCCAAAGGCATGGACAAGATG ATCCAGGATGAGAAAGGTGACGTGACCATTACCAACGATGGAGCCACCATCCTCAAGCAGATGCAGgttctccaccctgctgccaAAATG ctggtggagctgtcCAAAGCTCAGGACATCGAGGCCGGAGACGGCACCACGTCCGTGGTGGTGATCGCCGGAGCCCTGCTGGACGCCTGCtccaaactgctgcagaaag GTATCCACCCCACCATCATCTCCGAGTCCTTCCAGAAGGCGGTGGACAAAGGCGTGGAGGTGCTGACGTCCATGAGCCGGCCGGTGCAGCTGAGCGACCGCGACACGCTGCTCAACAGCGCCACCACGTCGCTGTGCTCCAAGGTGGTGTCGCAGTACTCCAGCCTGCTGGCGCCCATGAGCGTGGACGCCGTCATGCGCGTGATCGACCCGGCCACGGCCACCGGCGTCgacctgcaggacatcaagaTCATCAAGAAGCTGGG GGGAACCATCGACGACTGTGAGCTGGTGGACGGCCTGGTGCTCACCCAGAGGGTGGCCAACACCGGCACCACCCGGGTGGAGAAGGCCAAAATCGGGCTGATCCAGTTCTGCCTGTCCCCTCCCAAAACCGAC ATGGACAACCAGATCGTGATCTCCGACTACGCCCAGATGGACCGTGTGCTGCGGGAGGAGCGCGCCTACATCCTCAACCTGGTGAAGCAGATCAAGAAGGCCGGCTGCAACGTGCTGCTCATCCAGAAGTCCATCCTCAG GGACGCCCTGAGCGACCTCGCCCTGCACTTCCTCAACAAAATGAAGATCATGGTGGTGAAGGACATCGAGAGGGAGGACATCGAGTTCATCTGCAAG ACCATTGGAACCAAACCCATCGCCCACATCGACCACTTCACCCCCGAGATGCTGGGAACGGCGGAGCTGGCGGAGGAGGTCAACCTGGATGGATCCGGAAAACTGATCAAG atcacGGGATGCAGCAGCCCTGGGAAGACGGTGAGCATCGTGGTGCGAGGCTCCAACAAGCTGGTGATCGAGGAGGCGGAGCGCTCCATCCACGACGCGCTGTGTGTGATCCGCTGCCTGGTCAAGAAGAG gGCTCTGAtcgccggcggcggcgccccgGAGATCGAGCTGGCCGTGCGCCTGGCCGAGTACTCGCGCACCCTGGGCGGCATGGAGGCCTACTGCGTGCGGGCGTACGGCGACGCCCTGGAGGTGATCCCCTCCACGCTGGCCGAGAACGCCGGCCTGAACCCCATCTCCACGGTGACGGAGCTCCGCAACAGACACGCCCAGGGAGACAAAGTCGCCGGCATCAACGTCCGCAAG GGAGGGATCTCCAacatcctggaggagctggtggtTCAGCCGCTGCTGGTGTCCATCAGCGCTCTGACGCTGGCCACGGAGACGGTCCGCAGCATCCTGAAGATCGACGACGTG GTGAACGTCCGTTAG